Proteins encoded by one window of Sulfurospirillum barnesii SES-3:
- a CDS encoding MoaD/ThiS family protein, producing MAKVEFLGPIGRPSIEVDIVNLTELKTLFQDDKELQEWLAICAVALNDTLVCTLDMPVTSNDKISLLPPVCGG from the coding sequence GTGGCAAAAGTTGAATTTTTAGGACCCATTGGTCGTCCTAGTATTGAAGTGGATATTGTAAATCTCACTGAACTTAAAACCCTTTTTCAAGATGATAAAGAGCTTCAAGAGTGGCTTGCTATTTGTGCGGTAGCGCTTAATGATACGCTGGTTTGTACCCTAGACATGCCTGTTACTTCAAACGATAAAATCTCTTTACTACCTCCTGTATGTGGAGGTTGA
- a CDS encoding iron-sulfur cluster assembly scaffold protein NifU yields the protein MGKNSLIGGSIWEEYSQKVQDLMNNPKNMGQLTEEDAKNMGGKLIIADFGAESCGDAVRLYWIVDEATEVIKAAKFKSFGCGTAIASSDTMAELCIGKTVSEAVKITNIDVEKAMRDNPDIPAVPPQKMHCSVMAYDVIKAAAASFKGVDAASFEDEIIVCECARVSLGTIKEVIRLNNLTTVEEITNYTKAGAFCKSCVKPGGHEDREYYLVDILKDTRAEMEHDRLLAISNAQVEGGSSIAFEELTVVKKFQQIEAVIDENIRPMLVMDGGNLEILDIKEGDDGMTDVYIRYLGACSGCASSSTGTLFAIEAVLQEKLSKNIRILPI from the coding sequence ATGGGAAAAAATAGTTTAATTGGCGGCTCTATTTGGGAGGAGTACAGCCAAAAAGTACAAGATTTGATGAACAACCCCAAAAATATGGGACAACTTACCGAAGAAGACGCTAAAAATATGGGCGGAAAGCTCATTATTGCAGATTTTGGTGCAGAGAGTTGTGGCGATGCGGTGAGGCTGTATTGGATTGTGGATGAAGCCACAGAAGTGATTAAAGCAGCGAAATTTAAAAGTTTTGGCTGTGGTACCGCCATTGCCAGTTCTGACACGATGGCAGAGTTGTGCATTGGCAAAACGGTTTCTGAAGCGGTTAAAATTACGAATATTGACGTTGAAAAAGCAATGCGTGATAATCCTGACATCCCTGCTGTTCCTCCGCAAAAAATGCACTGTTCTGTTATGGCGTATGATGTCATTAAAGCAGCAGCAGCTTCATTTAAAGGTGTGGATGCAGCTTCGTTTGAAGATGAAATCATCGTGTGCGAATGTGCACGTGTGAGCCTTGGAACGATTAAAGAAGTAATTCGTCTTAATAACCTAACAACGGTGGAAGAGATTACGAACTACACTAAGGCAGGTGCATTTTGTAAATCCTGTGTGAAGCCTGGTGGGCATGAGGACAGAGAGTATTATTTGGTGGATATTCTCAAAGATACCAGAGCAGAGATGGAACATGACCGTCTTTTAGCCATTTCAAATGCGCAGGTTGAAGGTGGAAGTAGTATCGCTTTTGAAGAATTGACGGTGGTTAAGAAATTCCAACAAATCGAAGCCGTCATTGATGAAAACATTCGTCCAATGCTTGTGATGGATGGTGGAAATCTTGAAATTCTTGACATCAAAGAGGGTGATGATGGTATGACCGATGTTTACATCCGTTATTTGGGTGCATGTAGTGGGTGTGCTAGTAGTTCTACGGGCACTCTTTTTGCAATTGAAGCCGTACTGCAAGAGAAATTAAGCAAAAATATACGAATATTACCAATATAA
- a CDS encoding NifS family cysteine desulfurase → MRVYLDNNATTIVDPKVFADMVPYFCQMYGNPNSLHEFGSESHPALRKAMDQLYAGINASDDDDIVITSCATESNNWVLKSIYNDYILNGEKNHIITSEVEHPAVGATCKFLESLGVKVTYLPVNTDGIINVEDLKNALTDKTALVSIMWANNETGMLFPIEEIGALCKEKGVLFHTDAVQAIGKVAVDVKKANVDFLSFSAHKFHGPKGVGGLYIRNGQVLSPFFHGGEHMGGRRSGTLNVAGIVGMGRAMELAVEALDFEKSSVRYLRDKLEDALLQIPETFVVGTKEQRVPNTILISVKGIEGEAMLWDLNQNGIGASTGSACASEALESNSVMEAIGAEADLAHTALRLSLSRFTTEAEIDYAIDIINKAVVRLRAISSTYAYAPEWHVSKL, encoded by the coding sequence ATGAGAGTCTATTTAGATAATAATGCAACAACCATCGTTGACCCTAAGGTGTTTGCAGATATGGTGCCTTATTTTTGTCAGATGTATGGCAATCCAAATTCGTTGCATGAATTTGGCAGTGAGAGCCATCCAGCCCTTCGCAAAGCAATGGATCAACTCTATGCGGGTATTAATGCTAGTGATGATGATGACATTGTTATCACATCTTGCGCAACAGAAAGCAACAATTGGGTGCTTAAAAGCATCTATAATGATTATATTTTAAACGGTGAAAAAAATCATATTATTACCAGTGAAGTAGAACATCCAGCCGTTGGCGCAACCTGTAAATTTTTAGAAAGTCTAGGCGTTAAAGTGACCTATCTTCCTGTGAATACCGATGGTATCATCAATGTTGAAGATCTTAAAAATGCGCTTACAGATAAAACAGCACTTGTTTCCATTATGTGGGCGAACAATGAAACGGGAATGCTTTTTCCTATTGAAGAAATTGGAGCACTTTGCAAAGAGAAAGGTGTACTTTTTCATACCGATGCGGTACAAGCAATTGGTAAAGTTGCTGTCGATGTTAAAAAAGCCAATGTTGATTTTTTAAGCTTTTCAGCGCATAAGTTTCATGGACCTAAAGGTGTTGGAGGACTTTACATTCGCAATGGACAAGTCTTGTCCCCTTTCTTCCATGGAGGAGAACACATGGGTGGACGCCGTAGTGGAACCCTTAATGTTGCTGGAATTGTAGGAATGGGTAGAGCGATGGAGCTTGCCGTTGAAGCGCTTGATTTTGAAAAAAGCAGTGTGAGATATTTACGGGATAAGCTTGAAGATGCCTTGCTTCAAATTCCTGAAACCTTTGTGGTTGGAACCAAAGAACAACGTGTTCCCAATACAATTTTGATTAGTGTCAAAGGTATTGAGGGTGAGGCGATGCTATGGGATTTGAATCAAAACGGTATAGGTGCGAGCACGGGAAGTGCGTGTGCGAGTGAAGCGCTTGAGTCCAATTCTGTTATGGAAGCCATTGGCGCAGAAGCAGATTTGGCGCATACAGCGCTTCGTCTCTCTTTATCTCGTTTTACGACCGAAGCTGAGATTGATTATGCCATTGATATTATCAATAAAGCGGTTGTCAGACTTCGTGCGATTTCAAGTACTTATGCGTACGCTCCAGAGTGGCACGTAAGTAAGTTGTAA
- the fliI gene encoding flagellar protein export ATPase FliI → MPLSRLKTKLQAKSLSPMFGTITKISSTTIEACGLRPSIGDIVNLVSLDSPKSELGMVTEVDRNAFFISPFGFIEGFKIGDKVFISEQGMMIPVGEELLGRVVDPFIRPKDGKGTIGASSQAPIMKAPLDAMKRGLITEPFRVGVKTIDGLLTCGKGQKMGIFAGSGVGKSTLMGMIVRGSEAPIKVVALIGERGREVPEFIEKNLGGNLENTVIIVATSDDSPLMRKYGAFSAMSVAEYFKNQGRDVLFMMDSVTRFAMAQREIGLALGEPPTSKGYPPSVLSLLPQLMERAGKEEGKGSITAFFTVLVEGDDLSDPIADQSRSILDGHIVLSRELTDYGIYPPINIQNSASRVMGDVIDGDHKKAAMRFKRLNSILKENEVLIRIGAYEKGNDKELDLAIAKKEKMNGFLQQTPEEVVAFDVTINELKQIIA, encoded by the coding sequence ATGCCCCTTTCCCGTCTTAAAACAAAACTTCAAGCCAAAAGCCTCTCCCCTATGTTTGGTACCATTACCAAAATCAGCTCTACCACCATCGAAGCATGTGGGCTTCGTCCGAGTATTGGTGATATTGTTAATTTGGTCTCTTTGGATAGTCCAAAAAGTGAATTAGGTATGGTTACAGAGGTAGATCGCAATGCTTTTTTTATCTCTCCTTTTGGCTTTATTGAAGGGTTTAAAATTGGTGATAAAGTCTTTATTAGCGAACAAGGGATGATGATTCCTGTAGGTGAAGAGCTTTTGGGTCGAGTGGTTGATCCGTTTATTCGCCCAAAAGATGGCAAAGGAACGATAGGTGCAAGTTCACAAGCACCCATTATGAAAGCACCTCTTGATGCAATGAAGCGAGGGTTGATTACAGAGCCATTCCGTGTAGGGGTCAAGACAATTGATGGGCTCCTTACCTGTGGGAAAGGTCAAAAAATGGGCATTTTTGCAGGCAGTGGCGTGGGTAAGTCAACGCTTATGGGGATGATTGTACGAGGTTCTGAAGCGCCTATTAAAGTGGTGGCGCTCATTGGCGAGCGTGGACGTGAGGTACCTGAGTTTATTGAAAAAAACTTGGGTGGCAATCTGGAAAACACCGTGATTATCGTTGCAACCAGTGATGATTCACCTTTAATGCGTAAATATGGAGCTTTTAGTGCGATGAGTGTGGCAGAGTATTTCAAAAATCAAGGCAGAGATGTTCTGTTTATGATGGACTCCGTGACCCGTTTTGCCATGGCGCAACGAGAGATTGGGCTAGCATTGGGTGAACCGCCTACTTCTAAAGGGTATCCACCCTCTGTGTTATCACTTTTGCCACAGTTGATGGAGCGGGCGGGTAAGGAAGAGGGTAAAGGTTCTATTACGGCATTCTTTACCGTTTTGGTTGAGGGTGACGACTTAAGTGACCCGATTGCGGATCAATCACGCAGTATTTTAGATGGGCATATTGTGTTGAGCAGGGAATTAACCGATTATGGGATTTACCCACCAATTAATATTCAAAACAGTGCCTCAAGGGTTATGGGTGATGTGATTGATGGGGATCATAAAAAAGCGGCGATGCGTTTTAAGCGTTTAAATTCCATTTTGAAGGAGAATGAAGTTTTAATTCGTATTGGAGCCTATGAAAAAGGGAATGATAAAGAATTGGATTTGGCCATTGCGAAAAAAGAGAAAATGAATGGTTTTTTACAGCAAACTCCCGAAGAGGTCGTTGCGTTTGATGTGACGATTAATGAGCTAAAACAAATCATTGCGTGA
- the folE gene encoding GTP cyclohydrolase I FolE, which yields MHRKEEFEQAVKTMLEIIGENTEREGLLKTPTRVFKAYEYMTQGYHQSPNEVLGEALFESDNNQMVLIKDIEFYSMCEHHLLPIIGRAHVAYIPDGKVVGLSKIPRMVDIFARRLQIQEQLTEQIAKAIDDVIAPKGVGVVIQARHMCMEMRGVEKTHSNTTTSALRGLFLKADTRKEFFDIINAPQANRY from the coding sequence ATGCACAGAAAAGAAGAGTTTGAACAAGCTGTAAAAACAATGTTAGAAATTATAGGCGAAAATACAGAGCGAGAAGGGCTTTTAAAGACACCAACACGTGTTTTTAAGGCATACGAATATATGACACAAGGGTATCATCAAAGTCCCAATGAAGTTTTAGGCGAGGCTCTTTTTGAGAGTGACAATAATCAAATGGTTTTAATTAAAGATATTGAATTCTATTCGATGTGTGAGCACCATCTTTTGCCAATTATTGGACGTGCGCATGTTGCATATATTCCCGATGGAAAAGTGGTGGGTCTTTCAAAAATTCCTCGTATGGTTGATATTTTTGCACGTCGTCTTCAAATTCAAGAACAACTCACAGAACAAATTGCCAAAGCGATTGATGATGTCATCGCACCTAAGGGTGTAGGTGTTGTGATTCAGGCACGTCACATGTGTATGGAGATGCGAGGGGTTGAAAAGACCCATTCCAATACCACCACATCAGCATTGCGTGGGCTCTTTTTAAAAGCAGATACGAGAAAAGAGTTTTTTGATATTATTAATGCACCGCAGGCTAATCGCTACTAA
- the tig gene encoding trigger factor yields MQIKVNRTNSANAAVEATISPALLQKKEDKLVASAASNMKVDGFRKGKVPAHVVKARYGKQLKDDAQTEALRDLYTQALAELNVTADLVVGEPSFSKFEEKEGGLELIMKLSFKPSVNVEGYKECVPEYKAPKVTKKEMSERLQKTLALIADLKTVEEKRAVKSGDFVVIDFEGFLDGVAFEGGKAEGYTLEIGSNSFIPGFEEGIVGMKAGKEKEIQLTFPENYGNKDLAGKPTVFKVTVKEIKVKDVPETPSEEMIKKLLPGVENASLEVLEEQIETEIRNEKLAKLFNEEVKPQFVENVLAKIALDLPENIVDQEIDLQMRGVFGKMDEATIKEYSENPEKIKEKREEFRNDAEKSVKLTFIVDELARQENIVVNDQEVLQMIYFEAMQQGANPKEYLEFYQKQGVLPAIKMSIIEERLFNQLFTKGK; encoded by the coding sequence ATGCAAATTAAAGTTAACCGTACCAATAGTGCCAATGCTGCTGTGGAAGCGACCATTTCACCTGCACTTTTACAAAAAAAAGAAGATAAGCTTGTTGCATCGGCTGCTTCAAATATGAAAGTGGATGGTTTTAGAAAAGGAAAGGTTCCTGCGCACGTCGTAAAAGCACGCTACGGCAAACAACTCAAAGATGATGCCCAAACAGAAGCACTTAGAGACCTTTATACCCAAGCATTAGCAGAGCTTAATGTCACAGCAGATTTAGTCGTAGGTGAGCCTAGCTTTTCTAAATTTGAAGAAAAAGAGGGTGGATTAGAGCTCATTATGAAACTCTCTTTCAAACCAAGTGTCAATGTGGAAGGATACAAAGAGTGTGTTCCTGAATACAAAGCACCAAAAGTTACTAAAAAAGAGATGAGTGAAAGACTTCAAAAAACATTAGCATTGATTGCAGATCTTAAAACGGTTGAAGAAAAAAGAGCCGTTAAATCAGGTGATTTTGTTGTCATTGATTTTGAAGGCTTTTTAGACGGTGTTGCCTTTGAAGGTGGTAAAGCAGAAGGATATACATTAGAAATCGGAAGCAACTCTTTCATTCCAGGTTTTGAAGAAGGTATTGTGGGCATGAAAGCTGGCAAAGAAAAAGAGATTCAACTTACTTTCCCTGAAAATTATGGCAACAAAGACCTTGCAGGTAAACCAACCGTTTTTAAAGTCACCGTTAAAGAGATAAAAGTCAAAGATGTTCCTGAAACCCCAAGTGAAGAGATGATTAAAAAATTACTTCCAGGTGTTGAAAATGCTTCTTTGGAAGTATTAGAAGAACAAATTGAAACAGAAATTCGCAACGAAAAATTAGCAAAACTTTTCAATGAAGAAGTTAAGCCTCAATTTGTTGAGAATGTTTTAGCAAAAATTGCACTGGATCTTCCAGAGAACATTGTGGATCAAGAAATTGATCTTCAAATGAGAGGTGTTTTTGGCAAGATGGATGAAGCAACTATTAAAGAGTATTCAGAAAACCCAGAAAAAATTAAAGAAAAAAGAGAAGAATTCAGAAACGATGCTGAAAAAAGCGTTAAATTAACCTTTATTGTTGATGAACTTGCACGTCAAGAAAACATTGTTGTAAACGACCAAGAAGTTCTTCAAATGATCTATTTTGAGGCAATGCAACAAGGTGCCAATCCAAAAGAATATTTAGAATTCTATCAAAAACAAGGTGTACTTCCAGCAATTAAAATGTCTATTATTGAAGAGAGACTCTTCAACCAACTTTTCACAAAAGGTAAGTAA
- the clpP gene encoding ATP-dependent Clp endopeptidase proteolytic subunit ClpP: MSYYVPVVIEKTGRGERSYDIYSRLLKDRIIMLSGEINDAVASSIVAQLLFLEAEDPEKDIYLYINSPGGVITSGFSIYDTMNYIKPDISTICIGQAASMGAFLLSSGTKGKRYALPNARIMIHQPLGGAQGQATDIEIQAKEILRMKQVLNEILAANCNQKLPKIIKDTERDFFMSAEESCTYGLIDKVLDKSFK; the protein is encoded by the coding sequence ATGAGCTATTATGTTCCTGTCGTTATCGAAAAAACAGGGCGAGGTGAGAGAAGTTATGATATTTACTCACGCCTTTTAAAAGATCGTATTATCATGCTAAGTGGGGAGATTAATGATGCCGTGGCTTCTTCCATCGTAGCACAGTTGCTCTTCCTTGAGGCAGAAGATCCTGAAAAAGATATTTATCTCTACATCAACTCTCCAGGTGGTGTGATTACCAGTGGTTTTAGTATTTACGATACGATGAATTACATCAAACCCGATATTAGTACGATCTGTATTGGTCAAGCTGCTTCCATGGGAGCATTTTTACTCAGTTCTGGCACCAAAGGGAAGCGCTATGCACTTCCTAATGCACGTATTATGATTCACCAACCCTTAGGTGGTGCACAAGGGCAAGCAACGGATATTGAAATTCAGGCTAAAGAAATTTTACGTATGAAACAGGTACTCAATGAGATTTTAGCTGCAAATTGTAATCAAAAATTGCCTAAAATTATTAAAGATACGGAACGTGACTTTTTTATGAGCGCAGAAGAGTCATGTACCTATGGTCTCATCGACAAAGTGCTTGATAAAAGTTTTAAATAA
- a CDS encoding GGDEF domain-containing protein: protein MVRFNKEKGNVGVYNIDTKDDVIEQAPPPILKEPVVPSSSNNELDKFAALVLKVMGDESIPPTPINFQIYFDKLLESKPSAFKKRINDFLELENNNNDESHARIEQEIKEGFAQVKNIMQVVSTVYRNLNVMQDIIKKRSTQLETNPSFLATQNIISSLGEDLKKMFELTTKQIDLLKGYYQKTTTILQEVDSQSIFDAKFGIYNRRYLVKSLKDEIKLIKTYAHPSTLVLARVKESSLEKIANKREKDTIVRNIAKLLLKTSRRSDVVAHFGDGTLAMILKHTDLTSAKKACDRISELVYQTSFFVGSSEIETDIELAITALDTEHSIEEFLASSLEGLPKTGKELVPYIVCTPLHESEAQ from the coding sequence ATGGTTCGTTTCAATAAAGAAAAAGGGAATGTGGGTGTATATAATATTGACACCAAAGATGATGTCATAGAACAAGCCCCCCCACCTATTCTCAAAGAGCCTGTTGTACCCTCTTCATCTAACAATGAACTTGATAAATTTGCAGCCCTTGTCTTAAAAGTAATGGGGGATGAAAGTATCCCTCCTACCCCCATTAATTTTCAAATTTATTTTGACAAACTCCTAGAAAGTAAACCTAGTGCATTTAAAAAGCGTATTAATGACTTCTTAGAACTTGAAAACAACAACAATGATGAAAGTCACGCACGCATTGAGCAAGAGATTAAAGAAGGATTTGCTCAAGTTAAAAATATTATGCAAGTTGTCTCTACGGTCTACCGTAATCTTAATGTGATGCAAGACATTATTAAAAAACGCTCAACGCAACTTGAAACGAATCCTAGTTTCCTAGCAACTCAAAATATTATTTCTTCATTGGGCGAAGACTTGAAGAAGATGTTCGAACTTACTACCAAACAAATTGATTTACTCAAAGGGTATTATCAAAAAACAACAACTATTCTCCAAGAAGTCGATAGTCAATCGATTTTTGATGCAAAATTTGGTATTTATAATAGACGCTATCTTGTTAAATCGCTTAAAGATGAAATTAAACTGATTAAAACCTATGCACACCCTAGTACACTTGTATTGGCTCGAGTAAAAGAGAGTTCTTTAGAAAAAATTGCTAATAAACGTGAAAAAGATACCATCGTGCGTAACATTGCGAAACTCCTTCTTAAGACATCTCGCAGAAGTGATGTCGTGGCTCATTTTGGCGATGGTACACTGGCAATGATTTTAAAGCATACCGATTTAACTTCGGCCAAAAAAGCGTGTGACCGTATCAGCGAGCTTGTCTATCAAACAAGCTTTTTCGTAGGAAGTTCAGAAATTGAAACCGATATAGAACTTGCTATTACCGCACTGGATACAGAGCACAGCATAGAAGAATTTTTAGCATCTTCCCTTGAAGGCTTACCTAAAACAGGAAAAGAACTTGTGCCTTATATTGTCTGCACCCCCTTGCATGAAAGTGAGGCGCAATGA
- the def gene encoding peptide deformylase gives MIREILVYPNKILREISRDVIHFDLSLHELLDDMYETMVAKEGIGLAAIQIGVPLNVLLINLVDEQGLQKKENLYEIINPLIVEKDGSTVYQEGCLSVPGYYDEVTRAEHIKLRFHDRMGVMHEEEFSELMAIAVQHEMDHLKGHLFIEKLSYLKRKKFEKEWKKKYKAGK, from the coding sequence ATGATTCGTGAGATTTTAGTTTATCCCAATAAAATACTCAGAGAAATCTCACGTGACGTCATACATTTTGATTTGAGTTTACATGAACTTTTAGATGACATGTATGAAACGATGGTGGCAAAAGAGGGGATTGGACTTGCAGCCATTCAAATTGGTGTGCCACTCAATGTCCTTCTTATTAATTTAGTAGACGAACAAGGGCTTCAAAAAAAAGAGAATCTTTACGAAATTATAAATCCTCTTATTGTTGAAAAAGATGGCTCTACTGTCTACCAAGAAGGGTGTTTAAGCGTCCCTGGGTATTACGATGAAGTAACCCGAGCAGAGCATATAAAACTTCGCTTTCATGACCGTATGGGCGTGATGCATGAAGAAGAGTTTAGTGAGTTAATGGCAATTGCGGTACAGCACGAAATGGATCATCTTAAAGGGCATCTTTTTATTGAAAAACTCTCCTATCTAAAACGTAAAAAATTTGAAAAAGAGTGGAAAAAAAAGTACAAAGCAGGTAAATAG
- a CDS encoding YifB family Mg chelatase-like AAA ATPase: MKHAKCATLYGNKAHEVAVESTLVRALPGFSIVGMADQSIQESRERIKSALSSIRFEFPSQKITINLSPSDLKKEGSHFDLVIALLIAIQKERFTCKDFFIFGELGLDGKIKKTNAIFPIILSLAAHIPNLRVLVPNALLPKIEQIPHIQAFGVETLHEAVLFFKEKRYQSEQAKLVRPLCENSLDIQGKSYFYASEFPFDFSDVLGQHRAKRALMIAAAGMHNLLMEGSPGCGKSMSIKRLRYILPPQSIEEILESNAYYSLHEEERELSPLRPFRSPHHTSSRPSIFGGGSTHAQAGEIALAHNGVLFFDEFPNFSKAVLESLREPLEDHRVLISRVNTKISYATKFLFAAAQNPCPCGNLFSKTHECRCSEVEINRYKNRISEPIMDRIDLYIQMSEEHSKEQGLSSKEMFTHILEAFKMQKNRGQNELNGKLNEQDTLRFCTLNDEAQERLEMAQNHLGLSQRSVHKVLRMARTIADMAQSERIHQEHLLEALSFRKR; encoded by the coding sequence GTGAAACATGCCAAATGTGCGACATTATACGGCAATAAAGCCCATGAAGTTGCCGTTGAGTCCACCCTGGTGAGAGCCCTTCCTGGCTTTAGTATTGTAGGCATGGCGGACCAATCCATTCAAGAATCTCGTGAGCGTATTAAATCTGCACTTTCGAGCATTCGCTTTGAATTTCCCTCTCAAAAAATCACTATTAATCTCTCGCCCTCGGACTTGAAAAAAGAGGGAAGCCACTTTGATTTAGTCATTGCACTGCTTATTGCGATTCAAAAAGAGCGTTTTACATGTAAGGATTTTTTTATTTTTGGTGAATTAGGGCTGGATGGAAAAATTAAAAAAACCAATGCCATTTTTCCCATTATTCTTTCCTTAGCAGCACACATCCCGAATCTTCGTGTTTTAGTACCAAACGCTCTACTTCCAAAAATCGAGCAAATCCCACATATTCAAGCCTTTGGTGTTGAAACCCTGCACGAGGCAGTTCTTTTTTTTAAAGAAAAACGCTATCAATCAGAACAAGCTAAACTAGTGCGCCCTTTGTGCGAAAACAGCCTTGACATCCAAGGAAAATCCTATTTCTACGCTAGCGAATTTCCTTTTGATTTTAGCGATGTATTAGGACAACACCGAGCCAAACGTGCCTTGATGATTGCCGCTGCTGGGATGCATAACCTTCTGATGGAAGGAAGCCCTGGGTGTGGTAAAAGTATGAGTATTAAACGCTTACGCTATATTTTACCCCCTCAAAGTATTGAGGAAATTTTAGAATCCAATGCCTACTATTCTTTGCACGAAGAGGAGCGTGAACTAAGCCCACTTCGCCCTTTTCGCTCTCCCCACCATACTTCCTCACGACCCTCTATTTTTGGGGGAGGAAGTACCCATGCCCAAGCGGGTGAAATTGCTTTAGCGCATAATGGTGTGCTTTTTTTTGATGAATTTCCTAACTTCTCAAAAGCGGTTTTAGAGAGTTTACGAGAGCCATTAGAAGATCACCGTGTGCTTATTTCTCGTGTCAATACCAAAATAAGTTACGCTACGAAATTTCTTTTTGCTGCGGCTCAAAACCCTTGCCCTTGTGGCAATCTTTTCAGCAAAACCCATGAATGCCGTTGCTCTGAAGTCGAAATCAATCGCTACAAAAACCGCATTTCTGAACCCATTATGGATCGCATTGATCTGTACATTCAAATGAGTGAAGAGCACTCTAAAGAGCAAGGACTTAGCTCAAAAGAGATGTTTACACACATCCTAGAAGCCTTTAAAATGCAAAAAAATCGTGGACAAAATGAACTCAATGGTAAACTGAACGAACAAGACACCCTACGTTTTTGCACACTTAATGATGAGGCGCAAGAGCGTTTAGAGATGGCACAAAACCATTTAGGGTTGAGCCAAAGAAGTGTGCATAAAGTCTTACGTATGGCTCGTACCATTGCCGATATGGCACAAAGTGAGCGCATCCACCAAGAACACTTGCTTGAAGCTTTAAGTTTTCGTAAACGCTAG
- a CDS encoding bifunctional ADP-dependent NAD(P)H-hydrate dehydratase/NAD(P)H-hydrate epimerase gives MHYAYEETHTLDERCYTHFSLSPEILMEHAGLALASAVKKKLTCKKNALFICGSGNNGADGMVAARLLHGKFNVALYLPSQVKSPLAQLQLERAKKLGVPIVETLIDADVYVDALFGSGLNRPLESVTCKLLEALNTQKGYKIACDIPSGILNDLTLSSTIFHAHETIVMGALKLCLLNDTLKDAVGKIRVASLGITRKAYEVPSPFFVLQKKDLKLPFRTQKNSNKGSFGHVAILQGTKEGAAHLAGIGAFHFGAGLVSLIGEKIKKLPVYLMHTPTLPKNASVILAGMGLEMPFDATWVKHLLLSNDLPLVIDASLCHHELIVELLNSQKPLVLTPHPKEFSSILSFTCKEKIRVEEIQSNRFFYAKQFSEIFPHVVLVLKGANTIIAHKGELFINTYGTPSLAKGGSGDVLAGMIGALIAQGYSLKDAAIHASLAHALVSKKLTCNNFALTPLDICKGLKCL, from the coding sequence ATGCATTACGCCTATGAAGAGACCCATACTTTGGATGAACGTTGTTACACACACTTTTCACTCAGCCCTGAAATTTTAATGGAACATGCAGGATTAGCCCTTGCTTCTGCAGTGAAAAAAAAGCTTACATGTAAAAAAAATGCCCTTTTTATCTGTGGCTCAGGAAATAATGGTGCAGATGGAATGGTTGCAGCACGTCTTTTACATGGAAAATTCAACGTCGCACTCTATCTTCCATCGCAGGTAAAATCCCCTCTGGCACAGCTTCAACTGGAGCGTGCAAAAAAGCTAGGTGTACCTATTGTTGAGACGTTAATAGATGCCGATGTTTACGTCGATGCCCTCTTTGGCTCAGGGCTGAATCGTCCTTTGGAGAGCGTTACATGTAAGCTACTTGAAGCACTGAACACCCAAAAAGGCTACAAAATTGCCTGCGATATTCCCAGTGGTATTCTAAATGACCTCACGCTGAGTTCTACCATTTTTCATGCCCATGAAACGATTGTGATGGGCGCTTTAAAACTTTGCCTTCTCAATGACACCCTAAAAGATGCGGTAGGGAAAATCCGTGTTGCCTCTTTAGGCATAACACGCAAAGCCTATGAAGTGCCCTCACCTTTTTTTGTGTTACAGAAAAAAGACCTCAAACTCCCTTTTCGTACTCAAAAAAATAGCAACAAAGGCTCTTTTGGTCATGTAGCGATTCTTCAAGGCACGAAAGAAGGGGCTGCCCATTTAGCAGGTATAGGCGCTTTTCATTTTGGTGCAGGATTGGTCAGTCTTATTGGTGAAAAAATAAAAAAACTTCCCGTCTATCTTATGCACACGCCCACGCTTCCCAAAAATGCTTCGGTCATTTTAGCAGGTATGGGGCTGGAAATGCCTTTTGATGCAACATGGGTCAAACATCTTTTGCTTTCAAACGATTTACCGCTTGTCATTGATGCATCCTTATGTCACCATGAACTCATAGTAGAGCTTTTAAACTCTCAAAAACCACTCGTCCTCACACCCCATCCCAAAGAATTTAGCTCTATTTTATCCTTTACATGTAAAGAAAAAATACGTGTTGAAGAGATTCAATCTAACCGCTTCTTCTATGCAAAACAATTTAGTGAAATATTCCCCCATGTGGTTTTAGTGCTCAAGGGAGCAAACACGATCATTGCGCACAAGGGTGAACTTTTTATCAATACCTATGGCACGCCCTCCCTTGCTAAAGGAGGCAGTGGCGATGTTTTAGCGGGAATGATTGGTGCCTTGATTGCACAAGGTTATTCCCTAAAAGATGCTGCCATTCACGCCTCTTTAGCGCATGCTCTCGTTTCGAAAAAACTTACATGTAATAATTTTGCACTTACCCCGCTTGATATTTGTAAAGGTCTTAAATGCTTATAA